In the Leptolyngbya sp. SIO1E4 genome, one interval contains:
- a CDS encoding DUF2079 domain-containing protein: MRLLRSFTAHRTLVILASLFWGLMVISILNRHFAMYPSFSSHDQGIFNQVFWNGAHGRLFESTLSSGESAAVQFENQLPDVTYRRLGQHFTPIHLLWLPLYTLLPFSATLLVLQVTLVTAGGIALYFLARQRLSEQVATWITLSYYCATAVIAPNLANFHDFSQIPLFVFLMLLAIERKQWGWAISGTLLVLLCREDTGIILFSIGLYFLVSRRYPRIGAGLCVVSVGHLLLTTNVLMPLFSEEVGTNFLAISYAPYVEGDDASTLTLLLGILSRPDRVLIDLVTPVSRTVRFLTGHWLPLLFVPAISPMTWLNVFAPLTALLLRQDSHLALSMQLRYTVMVVPGLFYGTILWWASRPPKLSTRTRRIWSACLCLSLFFTFTLNPVRTWSFVIPDSVDPWVHLSLPRQWQHAGEVRSLLTQIPPDASVSATDHLLPHISGRRAAIRFPGLEFQNDDRETTSVDYIIADLWQLQQYQVAFSGSRRELQERMPFIQSLIDENRYGLVAATEGVFLLHQGQTSVPEALSAWQDFQAQLTLEGA; encoded by the coding sequence ATGCGCCTGTTGCGTTCCTTTACTGCTCACCGCACCCTTGTTATTCTGGCAAGCCTTTTCTGGGGTCTGATGGTCATCAGCATCTTAAATCGTCATTTTGCGATGTACCCTTCTTTTTCCTCCCATGACCAGGGAATTTTTAACCAGGTTTTTTGGAATGGTGCCCATGGGCGATTGTTTGAAAGTACCCTGTCTTCAGGGGAATCAGCCGCTGTCCAATTTGAGAACCAACTCCCGGATGTTACCTATCGACGTTTAGGCCAGCACTTTACCCCGATTCATTTGCTCTGGCTACCGCTTTATACGTTGCTGCCCTTTTCAGCAACCCTGCTAGTTTTGCAAGTTACGCTGGTGACGGCAGGGGGGATTGCACTCTATTTTTTAGCCCGTCAGCGGTTATCTGAACAGGTGGCAACCTGGATCACCTTAAGCTATTACTGCGCTACGGCGGTAATTGCCCCTAATTTGGCTAACTTCCACGATTTTTCTCAAATTCCTCTCTTCGTCTTTTTAATGTTGTTGGCCATTGAGCGCAAACAGTGGGGGTGGGCGATCTCAGGGACGCTTTTGGTGCTGCTCTGCCGAGAAGATACGGGCATTATTCTCTTCAGCATTGGCCTGTATTTTCTAGTAAGCCGTCGTTATCCCCGCATCGGTGCAGGGCTCTGTGTTGTCAGTGTAGGGCATTTATTATTGACCACAAATGTACTGATGCCCTTATTTTCTGAAGAGGTGGGGACGAACTTTTTGGCCATTTCCTATGCACCCTATGTGGAGGGGGATGATGCCTCGACGCTAACCCTGCTCCTAGGGATTCTGAGTCGTCCAGATCGGGTGCTCATTGACTTGGTTACCCCTGTTTCTAGAACGGTGCGATTTCTGACGGGGCACTGGTTACCCTTGCTGTTTGTGCCAGCCATTTCCCCGATGACCTGGCTGAATGTATTTGCGCCGCTCACGGCGCTGTTATTGCGGCAAGACTCGCATTTGGCCCTATCGATGCAGCTGCGTTACACCGTGATGGTAGTTCCGGGATTGTTTTACGGCACTATTCTCTGGTGGGCCAGTCGACCGCCAAAGCTTTCAACCCGTACCCGACGTATTTGGTCAGCGTGTCTTTGTCTCAGCCTGTTTTTTACGTTCACCCTAAACCCAGTCCGAACCTGGTCATTTGTCATTCCAGATTCCGTTGATCCGTGGGTTCATCTGTCACTCCCTCGGCAATGGCAACATGCGGGTGAAGTGCGATCGCTGCTGACTCAAATTCCACCCGATGCCAGCGTATCGGCAACTGATCATCTCTTGCCCCATATCTCTGGTCGACGGGCAGCCATCCGCTTTCCAGGGCTAGAGTTTCAGAATGACGATCGTGAAACGACATCTGTGGACTATATCATTGCTGACCTGTGGCAATTGCAGCAGTATCAGGTAGCATTTTCTGGCTCCCGTCGAGAACTTCAAGAGCGGATGCCTTTCATTCAATCCTTGATAGACGAGAACCGTTATGGACTGGTTGCAGCCACCGAGGGCGTTTTCCTCTTGCATCAAGGGCAGACCTCAGTACCAGAGGCGCTGTCAGCCTGGCAGGACTTTCAGGCCCAATTGACCTTGGAGGGGGCTTGA
- the vgrG gene encoding type VI secretion system tip protein VgrG, whose protein sequence is MTSVVTATITSIEGSVETSMDPHYNLLAIDIIQEVNKVPTAQLVLLDGDAAQQKFAISDTDFFKPGKKIKIQLRYEGETDTTVFVGFVVKHSLQATRKQSVLTLYLKDAAIKLTQVRKNAIFRDKDDIAIIKDIINAVITKDQKSNVTDLKLGTFAPKKTAIAHSEMVQYYCSDWDFILTRAEANGLWVLVNDGVISVQAPNLIKGKKTSLAYGLDEIYDLEVEADIREQFQSVEAIAWDGQAQTLVKPQTGDDYVLGQTDLDPAALGKIIGADQCQLVSGAELDAKEMKAWASAKIVKNRSSMLQGRIQIPGRADLRLGGELTLEKFGKRFNGSTLITGLRHQINEGGWQTDIQFGASAVSFASSDDIMESPASGLLPAVNGLQVGVVSDLVADPMGKLRVQVQVPRLTPTAAAQASDKNDGLVWARLATLEAGLAADGSQGRGTVFRPEPGDEVVLGFLNDDPRQAIILGSLYSEKNKSPIPVTEENTQRGIVSKENLKLSFNDQDKSIRIETPNTNRIILVDEDGAIYIVDENNNQFTMNSEGIQISSDKDITITAKGNITLEGKKVDVK, encoded by the coding sequence ATGACTAGCGTTGTGACCGCCACGATTACCAGTATTGAAGGATCAGTCGAAACGTCAATGGATCCTCACTATAATCTTTTGGCGATCGACATTATTCAAGAAGTTAATAAAGTTCCGACTGCCCAATTAGTACTACTAGACGGAGATGCTGCCCAGCAAAAGTTTGCTATCAGCGACACGGATTTCTTCAAACCTGGCAAAAAGATAAAAATTCAGCTGCGCTATGAAGGGGAAACAGATACCACAGTCTTTGTCGGATTTGTGGTCAAGCATAGCCTTCAGGCCACGCGAAAGCAATCAGTTCTGACCCTTTACTTAAAAGATGCGGCCATCAAACTCACGCAAGTCCGCAAAAATGCCATCTTCCGAGATAAAGACGATATCGCCATCATCAAAGATATTATCAACGCGGTCATTACCAAAGATCAGAAAAGCAATGTAACCGATCTAAAGCTAGGCACCTTTGCCCCCAAGAAAACCGCGATCGCCCACTCAGAAATGGTGCAGTATTATTGCAGCGATTGGGATTTCATCTTGACCCGAGCCGAGGCCAATGGCCTGTGGGTACTCGTCAATGACGGGGTAATTAGTGTCCAAGCGCCAAACTTAATCAAGGGCAAAAAAACATCCTTGGCATACGGTCTGGATGAAATTTACGATTTGGAAGTCGAAGCGGATATTCGGGAACAGTTTCAATCGGTTGAGGCGATCGCCTGGGATGGCCAAGCACAAACATTAGTGAAGCCCCAAACCGGTGATGACTATGTCCTCGGACAAACAGATTTAGATCCAGCCGCTCTCGGGAAAATCATTGGAGCTGACCAATGCCAGTTGGTGAGTGGTGCTGAGCTTGATGCCAAAGAAATGAAAGCCTGGGCCAGTGCCAAAATCGTCAAAAATCGGTCGTCCATGTTGCAAGGGCGCATACAGATTCCAGGGCGGGCTGATCTCCGATTGGGGGGAGAATTAACCCTGGAAAAATTTGGCAAGCGCTTTAACGGCAGCACGCTGATTACCGGCCTGCGCCACCAAATCAATGAAGGGGGCTGGCAAACGGATATTCAGTTTGGGGCATCGGCGGTATCCTTTGCGTCTAGCGATGACATTATGGAATCCCCCGCCAGTGGCCTGTTACCTGCAGTCAATGGGTTGCAGGTCGGGGTCGTCAGCGATCTGGTCGCAGACCCCATGGGGAAACTCCGGGTACAGGTACAGGTGCCTCGACTAACCCCCACTGCGGCAGCCCAAGCCTCCGATAAAAATGATGGTTTAGTGTGGGCCAGGTTGGCCACCTTAGAGGCTGGTCTCGCCGCTGATGGAAGCCAGGGCCGAGGCACCGTTTTCAGACCCGAACCTGGGGATGAAGTGGTGCTGGGATTCCTGAACGATGACCCCCGACAGGCGATTATTCTGGGGTCGCTTTACAGCGAGAAAAACAAGTCGCCGATTCCCGTCACCGAAGAAAACACCCAGCGGGGCATTGTTTCCAAAGAGAATTTAAAGCTGTCCTTTAATGATCAGGACAAATCCATTCGCATCGAAACGCCCAATACCAATCGAATCATTCTGGTTGATGAAGATGGCGCAATTTATATTGTCGATGAAAACAATAATCAATTCACGATGAACTCAGAGGGCATTCAAATCAGTAGTGATAAAGACATTACGATTACCGCCAAAGGCAACATCACTTTAGAGGGGAAAAAGGTCGATGTTAAATAG
- a CDS encoding tail fiber protein, with protein sequence MEISQPYKGANAHLKTTYYELLNYGNSAVMVGMIVMWSGAVANIPTGWALCDGNNGTPDLRDRFIVAAGNSYNPGNNGNPDTHQHAVNPPQTNLSINNAGSHTHSFPSGWYKRNFSNGSKSGIDTNGNDIKKQNTQSSGSHAHSGTVNIAQFNSGSSSGPNRPKWYALCLIMKV encoded by the coding sequence ATGGAAATCTCGCAGCCTTATAAAGGGGCCAATGCCCACTTGAAAACCACTTATTATGAACTACTGAATTACGGAAATTCGGCAGTCATGGTTGGCATGATTGTGATGTGGTCGGGGGCTGTGGCGAATATCCCCACTGGCTGGGCACTGTGTGATGGCAATAATGGCACACCTGATTTGCGCGATCGCTTTATTGTTGCTGCCGGTAACTCATATAATCCAGGCAACAACGGTAATCCAGATACCCACCAGCACGCTGTAAATCCCCCCCAGACTAACTTGAGCATCAATAATGCCGGGTCTCACACGCATTCCTTTCCCAGCGGTTGGTATAAGCGCAATTTCTCTAACGGTAGTAAGAGCGGTATCGACACCAATGGTAACGACATCAAGAAACAAAATACCCAATCATCAGGCTCTCATGCCCATTCAGGAACCGTGAATATTGCTCAGTTTAATAGTGGCTCAAGTTCAGGTCCCAATCGTCCCAAATGGTATGCCCTATGCCTCATCATGAAGGTCTGA
- a CDS encoding baseplate J/gp47 family protein, which yields MKIKAQVFRDGTSQRSRSLRSLDPDYISVDERTLADWIRLAQTYAKDLTYFNALNQPEGDWAAFFAGDAQAIAEAVEALDALDAADAADSKAGGTEVVTETAAISPDILQILAQPHFALFLTFLKLLRYPQQQFKALTQRRLDFYYRQVLRLAEKAATPEQAHVIFSLAPNQADYVLPKGTRLSAGTDAQGNDLHYGVDSDLYLTQAQVASVKTLSLEKIDINLEVIHLADDRTAIAFEKMLRWAIGTPNQGDALPPLPSTDPLAQDEDTLSAIVALFQEIRDYSLEQVTAERQQYILNQLNFATLEDFQFCLDVHSREMAKQQGGQEIVPPTELEWQQVYRLVEKAYRKKINRDRRDRLKKEHHSDQYSDAAAAFLGVWRFALGDPLPGDLLPFFPEQQEVNLDDLLADLAGANSEAAARYIQENLFLSVSDFQRMMDIQQRATGIEESPEWDEVYRLLERAQTRKRAFTYPSIGRTEIKTICATAIADAQPDQPPNPPLELPRFQPFVAQPLCESNGVQSLGVAIAAPILHLQEGHRAITLTLACQAETFNQGILEELLALGEWPFAVTISSESGWLSIPPADLQMAVGDFFLESPLTRYSQAALAPIYQTAEAAFEESQAGHYLRFPEGSLYRIETVLSPTRIRLSFVGKGAPSEAIEQYATLALGGRSTVLNDIQLSEDRRELIASSNRFRATDVGAFIVLAGGEIYQIEEFANATRLGIRYWGYLPGTGQTRKYPQITFSSVPIASFSDLTLTGIALTSAAEAGARFTPKDVGTHLAWVNGDIYQLIGLVGDREATVISIGRIEQLPTPATPVEQYSAAGIYLNSLQFQFTLEATQPAITAPSVADSLVTFQTADPVVKLTLEEQAQTENNEAGYYQSFKDLCLEKANIQVAVQDLQTLQLRSDRTVLNPKSPFEPFDSQPTAGASLYFAHPEIVSKPLDSLSLKLEWMGLPDSFATHYYAYAHCGLSPRPPVIHNNSFQARLDLLLNRSWHTIATHPLFSTEGTGETATVSSQATLQYDKAQFAEIPAAGFATVSEIPATHDLWEHSRYFRLELTRPDFQHGLYPLVLNKVARAGATDFVDAQGNPVSGNQAGAIEVQSLSVYPPYTPKIKSIILDYQASAEIHLKAKTSDPPQGQIFQLHPFGYLNLRQTADPAGPNSGYYLLPQYDHEGCLFIGLRDLQPPQQLTLLFQLVSGSGNADLANPKIQWSYLAGDRWQPFPNEDILSDSTNGLMDSGIVHFTIPAAATQQNHQLPAGLHWLRATVSNHAIAIPDALDIRTQAVTATFIDQDNDPEHLSQPLAADAIQGLVERTPAISAVAQPYSSFGGRRQETNRAFYTRVSERLRHKYRAVTRWDYERLVLEQFPQIYKVKCLTQAEQSHAPSAAQVTVVVIPNLANTAPFLPLEPKAPQYLLREIETYLQAHASPFVRVVVKNPHYEQIKYRVAVRFRTGYEQGYYLKQLNEALVRFLSPWAYEEQSDISFGSSIHSSAVIHFIETRPYVDYVANLKLIEQVTLSTDNRSKVDTIYQINPNNLAQVKQVDSILVSAPEHIIDLITTSDYEEESFEGLDYMIVDLDFVVI from the coding sequence ATGAAAATAAAAGCTCAGGTTTTTCGAGATGGCACCAGTCAACGCAGCCGATCGCTGCGATCGCTCGATCCTGACTATATTTCGGTGGATGAAAGAACCCTAGCCGATTGGATTCGATTGGCCCAAACCTACGCGAAAGATCTGACGTATTTCAATGCGCTAAATCAGCCTGAGGGAGACTGGGCAGCGTTTTTTGCGGGGGATGCCCAGGCCATTGCTGAGGCTGTAGAAGCCCTGGATGCCCTAGATGCAGCGGATGCCGCTGATTCGAAGGCTGGCGGCACTGAGGTAGTGACTGAGACAGCGGCGATTTCTCCAGACATTCTGCAAATCTTAGCGCAACCTCATTTCGCCTTATTTTTGACCTTCTTAAAACTCCTGCGCTACCCCCAACAGCAGTTCAAGGCCCTGACCCAGCGTCGATTGGACTTCTACTACCGGCAGGTTTTGCGATTAGCGGAGAAAGCGGCCACCCCTGAGCAAGCCCATGTCATTTTTTCTCTGGCCCCCAATCAAGCAGACTATGTGTTGCCCAAGGGAACGCGATTGAGTGCCGGGACAGACGCCCAAGGCAATGACCTCCACTATGGGGTGGACAGCGATCTATATCTCACCCAGGCCCAGGTTGCCAGCGTTAAAACCCTGTCCCTAGAAAAGATTGACATCAACCTAGAGGTCATTCACTTAGCAGACGATCGCACGGCGATCGCCTTTGAGAAAATGCTGCGCTGGGCTATCGGGACGCCTAATCAGGGCGATGCCTTGCCCCCCTTGCCCTCCACCGATCCACTGGCCCAGGACGAAGACACCTTATCAGCCATTGTGGCGCTGTTTCAGGAGATTCGGGACTATTCCCTGGAACAAGTCACGGCTGAGCGACAGCAATACATTCTGAATCAGCTGAACTTTGCCACCTTAGAAGACTTCCAGTTTTGTTTGGATGTCCATAGCCGCGAAATGGCGAAGCAACAGGGGGGGCAGGAGATCGTCCCCCCCACGGAACTGGAGTGGCAACAGGTTTATCGCCTGGTCGAAAAAGCTTACCGCAAAAAAATCAACCGAGATCGCCGCGATCGCCTCAAAAAGGAGCATCACAGCGATCAGTACAGCGATGCCGCAGCCGCTTTTCTCGGGGTTTGGCGTTTTGCCCTGGGGGATCCGTTACCGGGCGATTTGCTACCCTTTTTCCCCGAGCAGCAAGAAGTTAACTTAGACGACCTGTTGGCTGATCTGGCGGGCGCTAATTCAGAGGCAGCAGCTCGCTATATTCAGGAAAACCTGTTTCTCAGCGTTTCAGATTTCCAGAGAATGATGGATATCCAGCAGCGGGCAACCGGAATTGAGGAATCGCCAGAATGGGACGAGGTGTACCGGCTGCTGGAGCGGGCCCAAACCCGAAAACGGGCCTTTACCTATCCGTCCATTGGTCGTACCGAAATCAAAACCATTTGCGCCACGGCGATCGCCGATGCCCAACCTGATCAGCCGCCCAACCCACCCCTAGAACTGCCTCGCTTTCAGCCGTTTGTGGCACAGCCGTTGTGTGAGTCTAATGGGGTGCAGTCGCTAGGGGTGGCGATCGCTGCGCCGATTTTGCACCTGCAGGAGGGGCATCGCGCCATCACCCTAACCCTGGCCTGTCAGGCAGAAACCTTCAATCAAGGCATCCTAGAAGAACTGTTGGCCCTGGGTGAGTGGCCCTTTGCGGTGACCATTAGTAGCGAGTCGGGCTGGCTATCGATTCCCCCAGCAGATCTGCAGATGGCAGTGGGGGATTTTTTCCTAGAATCGCCGCTGACACGCTACTCCCAGGCCGCACTGGCTCCCATTTATCAGACGGCTGAAGCGGCATTTGAGGAGTCTCAAGCAGGGCATTATCTGCGTTTTCCAGAGGGCAGTCTTTATCGCATCGAGACGGTTTTAAGCCCGACGCGGATACGCTTGAGCTTTGTCGGTAAGGGGGCACCTAGCGAGGCCATTGAGCAATACGCCACCCTGGCCTTGGGGGGTCGCAGCACGGTTCTCAACGACATTCAGCTGAGTGAGGATCGCCGGGAATTAATTGCCAGCAGCAACCGCTTTCGAGCAACAGATGTGGGGGCGTTCATTGTGTTGGCCGGGGGAGAAATCTACCAAATTGAAGAGTTTGCCAATGCGACGCGACTGGGGATTCGCTATTGGGGCTATTTGCCCGGCACTGGGCAAACCCGGAAATATCCCCAAATCACCTTTTCGTCTGTGCCCATTGCCAGCTTTAGCGACCTGACCCTAACAGGCATAGCTCTGACATCAGCGGCCGAGGCCGGAGCCCGATTTACCCCCAAAGATGTGGGCACCCACCTGGCTTGGGTGAATGGTGACATTTATCAGCTAATTGGCTTAGTCGGCGATCGCGAAGCCACGGTGATCTCCATTGGCCGCATTGAGCAATTGCCGACGCCAGCTACCCCGGTGGAGCAGTATTCAGCGGCGGGGATTTACCTCAATAGCCTGCAGTTTCAATTCACCTTAGAGGCTACCCAACCAGCGATCACGGCTCCGTCGGTTGCTGATAGCTTAGTCACGTTTCAGACCGCTGATCCGGTGGTGAAACTCACCTTAGAGGAACAGGCACAGACCGAAAACAACGAAGCCGGGTACTACCAATCCTTCAAAGACCTCTGTTTGGAAAAAGCCAATATTCAAGTCGCCGTACAGGACTTGCAGACCCTGCAATTGCGCAGCGATCGCACGGTTCTCAACCCTAAAAGCCCCTTTGAACCCTTTGACTCTCAGCCGACTGCTGGGGCCAGCCTGTATTTTGCCCATCCTGAAATTGTCTCCAAACCCTTGGATAGCCTGTCCCTAAAGCTGGAATGGATGGGGCTACCCGATAGTTTTGCCACCCACTACTATGCCTATGCCCACTGCGGTCTGTCGCCTCGCCCGCCAGTCATTCATAACAACAGTTTTCAGGCCCGGTTAGACCTGTTGCTGAATCGCAGTTGGCACACGATTGCCACCCACCCCCTCTTCAGCACCGAGGGCACTGGGGAAACGGCAACAGTATCCTCACAAGCGACCCTGCAATATGACAAGGCGCAGTTCGCGGAGATTCCAGCCGCTGGGTTTGCCACGGTTTCCGAGATCCCAGCCACCCATGACTTATGGGAACACTCGCGCTATTTTCGCCTGGAGTTAACCCGTCCTGACTTTCAGCATGGGCTCTATCCGCTAGTGCTGAATAAGGTCGCCCGAGCGGGCGCGACTGATTTTGTCGATGCCCAAGGTAATCCCGTGAGTGGCAATCAAGCGGGGGCGATTGAGGTGCAATCCCTCTCGGTGTATCCGCCCTATACGCCCAAAATCAAATCCATCATCCTCGACTACCAAGCCTCTGCCGAGATTCATCTCAAGGCCAAAACCAGTGATCCACCCCAGGGGCAAATTTTTCAGCTCCATCCCTTCGGCTATCTCAACCTCCGCCAAACAGCCGATCCAGCCGGGCCCAACAGCGGCTATTACCTCTTGCCGCAATATGACCATGAGGGCTGCTTGTTCATTGGTCTGCGGGATTTGCAGCCGCCCCAGCAACTCACCCTGCTGTTTCAACTGGTGTCTGGCAGCGGCAATGCTGATCTGGCCAATCCCAAGATTCAGTGGAGCTACTTGGCGGGCGATCGCTGGCAGCCCTTCCCCAACGAAGACATTCTTTCAGACAGCACCAATGGTCTGATGGATTCTGGCATTGTTCATTTCACCATTCCAGCCGCGGCCACCCAGCAAAATCATCAGTTGCCAGCAGGGCTGCACTGGCTACGGGCAACGGTCAGCAACCACGCGATCGCCATCCCCGATGCCCTGGATATTCGCACTCAGGCAGTCACCGCCACGTTCATCGACCAAGACAACGATCCGGAACATCTCAGCCAACCCTTAGCCGCTGATGCCATTCAAGGGTTGGTGGAACGCACCCCAGCGATTTCAGCGGTGGCGCAGCCCTACAGTTCCTTTGGTGGACGACGGCAAGAGACCAACCGCGCCTTTTACACCCGAGTAAGTGAGCGCCTACGTCATAAGTATCGGGCCGTGACCCGCTGGGATTATGAGCGCCTGGTGTTGGAGCAGTTCCCTCAAATTTATAAAGTCAAATGTCTCACCCAGGCAGAGCAATCCCATGCTCCCAGTGCCGCCCAGGTGACGGTTGTGGTGATTCCCAACCTGGCCAATACGGCTCCATTTTTGCCCCTAGAACCAAAAGCCCCCCAGTATTTGCTGCGAGAAATTGAAACCTACCTCCAAGCCCACGCCTCTCCTTTCGTGCGGGTGGTGGTGAAAAATCCCCACTACGAACAAATTAAATATCGCGTGGCGGTGCGGTTCCGAACCGGTTATGAGCAGGGCTACTACCTGAAACAGCTCAATGAAGCATTGGTTCGATTTTTATCGCCTTGGGCCTATGAAGAACAAAGCGATATTTCCTTCGGCAGTTCCATTCATAGCTCAGCCGTCATTCACTTCATCGAAACCCGCCCCTATGTGGATTATGTCGCCAATCTTAAATTAATTGAACAGGTCACCCTCTCAACGGATAACCGCTCTAAAGTGGACACGATTTATCAAATTAATCCTAATAATTTGGCCCAGGTAAAACAGGTCGATTCCATCCTGGTCTCAGCTCCAGAACACATCATCGATCTCATTACCACCTCCGACTATGAAGAAGAGTCATTTGAAGGACTTGACTATATGATTGTTGATCTCGATTTTGTTGTGATATAA
- a CDS encoding GPW/gp25 family protein, with protein sequence MLNSPLTTENKSFLGTGWAFPPTFDRQTGQVEMISAEADIMQSLEIILSTQPGERLLQPEFGCELSQFLFEEVRQGVVTSIQGIVSDALLYHEPRIKVERIEIDTSQSGEGLLLIMIEYMIRQTNARSNLVYPFYLKEATAI encoded by the coding sequence ATGTTAAATAGTCCATTAACGACAGAAAACAAGTCATTTCTGGGAACCGGATGGGCATTTCCACCAACGTTTGATCGGCAAACGGGGCAAGTCGAGATGATCTCTGCAGAAGCTGATATTATGCAAAGCCTTGAAATTATTTTATCGACTCAGCCAGGAGAGCGATTGTTGCAGCCAGAGTTCGGTTGTGAACTAAGTCAATTCCTATTTGAAGAAGTTCGCCAAGGGGTGGTTACCAGCATTCAAGGAATCGTCTCAGATGCGTTGCTCTATCACGAACCTCGCATCAAAGTGGAGCGCATTGAAATTGATACGAGTCAATCAGGAGAGGGATTGTTGTTGATTATGATTGAGTACATGATTCGTCAAACCAATGCCCGATCTAACCTGGTTTATCCTTTCTATCTCAAGGAAGCCACGGCTATTTAG